The window TTGTAATACCCATACTTGTGAGGGCATGGATAATCAGCCAATCCTATTCTTAAGGGccaagaaaaaggaaaaaggcCTACTGCTTAATGGGAAACTAAGTATATTATCCAGTGAAAATTATGACGAAGATACTATTACCACTTCccacaaaaacaataacgaTAAAAAGACAGACAAGGACGGTCATTCTATTATCACGAGTACTGCACCTTCACTGGTTTCTGAAAAAGAATTTCCGGATAAACAAGTTGTTTCTTTTGGCGGGAAAAGTAACAGCAACAATGAATGTTGTGGTAgcaaagaaaagaaagttaccatttttaaatgcTGTAAACCAGCACATCAATCTCCATCACAGCAACCAAGACAACAGCCTAACTTTGCATACTTGCCGAGTCAAGCTGATTTAGTTAATACTGGTTTGTCTGAAATGAAAAGTGTCCACAATTCAGCAAGCAGTACACCAGATATAGTAAGTACTGCTAGTTATCCAAATCGTAACCATGCAACCATAAATAAAAGGGATGAACAGGTAGACAATACTGGTATCAATGACGATCTCCGCTCGAATTTTGTTGAACTGTTTACTCAAGAAGGTTTATATTTGAGTACCGCCTGTTCATGCCGTGCAAATTGTCAATGTGCAAATTGTTTGATTCATAGAAAAGATGACGAGCTAAATAGTTATATCCAGCAACATGTTAATTACCCGCTTTCCAATATGGGATATGCCGAAATTGCTAGTGAAAATGCTATAGCAAGCGCTTTACCACCACCTCAACAACTTCCCGCTCAAAATCAAACCCAGCAGCTAAGTAATCTGAAAAGATGTCtagaaaaacaaatgtCACCACCTAGAAAATATAGTACTCCTGAGGCAATAATAGCAAATAAATCGGATATTTCTTCTACTAGTGCTAGCAGCAATAATGCGCATGATAAAAGGGAAGCCAGTACTATAACCAGTAACAAACAAACTATAAATacaatcaataataatgtacTGATGCCCAAAGTcgatgataaaaataagctCGGTCATAATAATGCATGTGATAAAGTTACTACCCCATGTTTATATTCCAGTGATCAATGTATATCTTTATCCTGTTTTGAACATCCATTTGAATTATTGTCTATgaaccaaatatttttcattggcTTAAGACATATTCGattgaaaaggaaaacagTTAtactttataaaaaaaaattacttaCAAGCAAATATTGGTGGGATTTTTTGGCTATGCAGATCCCACTAATATTTAATGGAACTGACCAGCATTTTGCAGCTTTTGATATATTGACTTGGTTTGAGAATGCGATAACTTTATACAATTCTGAATTACTCACTGATACAGGAAATATTGCCATGAATATAAACTTGCTTAGAGAGAAAGCTATCTTATGAGTTAATATCTCCATTTTTccaagaatatatatatatatatatatatatttttgtcttgatttatttttgtttatccATAAGTATTGTATTTACTCGTATTGAACTATATTTAGGTTGTtactaataaaattgttCCTCCATTgtcttttatttgttacatatacaaatcaaaatatattacttatcctttttatttatttatttatttatttatttttttttttttttttttttttttttccccccaTTTCCCTCCCCCTTCATCTCTTCTGCATTTACCCTTTAGTGAATAAACGAACAAAATTAATGTTTGGGAATTTATAATGACTCTTACGACGTGCCTCTAAAATTAACTATCATATAAATTGTATTCtattctaaaaataattatttaaaatatattgggCTTCCCTTTTTCCAGATTCAAAAGCTCCATATACACAACCAGCACCGTCCATTATAGTGTGTTCACCAGCAAATCTGATTCTCATGCTCTGCCCTCTTTCCAAGCTTAAGGATAATTCAATTGGATCATCGTCGGGATAACATGCGGTAAATGAGCCTAAAGAATAAGGATCAATCGTCCAGttactaacaataatattttttaaacctGGTAATATCTCACTATAGATGCTCCcattatgattattagCATGTGCATAACCTAAGTGTTTAAacaaattcaataaaattggTTTGAAAATGTTACATATTGTAGCCTTTTCATCCTGTGCATTCAGCTTTTCAATATAAGAAGTTAATGGATCTTGCATCAACATGACTAAAGACGGTTTGCCAGTAATGCCCATATAATTTACAAACAAAAGCGGATAGTTTTGTGGGTCTAACTGCTCGGTGATAGTGTTATTGTATGTAGGTGTTGTTAAAGAGTCGATTTTGTTTAAGTACTCGCCATTAAAAGCTTGGCCATTCCTGACAGCatctataatattattatttattgcaCCAGTGTAGTAGAATCGTGTATGTTTCGACTCCCAAGCAGAATCAAACTCAAATATGATTTTACCTAGCGCGCCATAATGTATGTTTTGGAATGAATCATAAATATCCTGGTTTAGTTTGGGTATGAATTCGATTCTTCCGGGTGCGGGCACATCATACAATGATTGTTCTAATACACTTTGGGGAATTGTAACAATAACATAATCGCACAAAACTTTTGTAATCTTACCGTTTTTGGTATCTTTGGTTAAAATTTCCAAGtttctatttctattacttattctttcttgtttatcttttaaagcTTTTATTTGACACACCTGTGAATGTAATTTTATCCAATCCAAGGGAAATTCAGTGGCCATTCTATCAACAACGTCTTTATAAAACAAGCACATTGCATTTCTTCCTTGATGATCCATCTGTGCATACTTTCCActcaattttttccaattggTACCATGCCATAACTCAATACATCTGGCTGAACCgtttaaatatttgatttgaGCATCAGTTAAAAAATCCTTGTACCTAAACAAATACTTTTGGACCATTTTGAAATATGAAGTGTTTGGGTATTCCAGTTCACTGAAATATTCCAATTCTAcaaatttttccaattcatTCTGAACAACTTCTAATTTTAAGTCCTTGTCGTGGTTTAATTTAGTCCCCAtttcatcaaaaataatcccataatcatcatcaaataTGTATTTTGAAGCtgttagattttttttctttaattcgTGTTCCTCCTGAAACAATGGATTCCTTAATATATCATGATGCCATGCTGCACCTATATCGTACCTATCGTTTAAACCATCTACGGTATATAGCCTACCACCAATTCTATCTCTAGCCTCCAAAATAAGGACCTGTGGTGCTGTTTCTACTACATCTTGacaaaatttttgttggtATAACTCTTGAGCAGCTTTCAAACCGGCTATACCGCACCctataataacaatttttgtttctatGGTACTGTCAGTCATAATCCTATGTATATTGTTCCTTGCTTTTGCTTTCAAAATAGACGGGTTTGTTAACTTCGAAAAACCACTATCTATAACATAGTTGACAATGAACTAAACAgccaaaataattttgaacTTGCAATGGAAAAATCTAAATATATCATATCTAAGGCAAACTTATTCtgcttatatatataatacggttttttttttttttttttttttttatttttcccgctcgtttatttattttgttctaTCACATGCTTCATGGAAATGGCTATTGATTGGAATCTGAgtaccaaaaataaacccATACATTTGCGGTTTTAGCTCAGTTGGGAGAGCGTCAGACTGAAGATCTGAAGGTCCTGTGTTCGATCCACAGAAATCGCATAatggatttttttttttttgtttttgtatttttttaaaagatgtTTTAAATAGGTTACTtagataatatatttataatactGAGTCTAACAGATAcatacacacacacatatatatatatatatatatatgtacatTTACAATTTGCCCAAAGGcttatttaaatcattaataacaaaatctGCCTCCCTAATACCACTAGCCCAGGCTGCCCATGCACATCCGTTACCTTCAACCATTGTGTGTTCCCCAGCAAATCTAATGGTTTTTTCATGACCTAAAGTAATGGTCTTTAcaaaattttctaaatcGTCACCGGGATTAGAAACTGTGTATGCACCTCTAGCATAAGGATCTAAGGTCCAAGAAGTTGTAATAACGTTTTTCAAAACGGATACACCGTCATCAGCAACACTTGTAGCATCGGGACAATAAACCGGAGGTTTTTCTGCACCCAAAGCTTTGAATAAATTTTCCAATACAggtttaaaataattgtaCAATTTTGTAACATCGTTTCTAAAGCTTTCCATGTGATTGGTTACTGGTTGTGAAGTTAACATCAAAATCGTTGGGACACCTAAATTTCTAGCTAAATTAACGAAGAAAAATGGATGGTCCAAACTATTTTGGACACTCTCGATTTGTGAATCCTTATCACCGATTTTAttgcttttaattttttcaacagTTCTCAAACTAGTATTACCGATGTATAAAACTCTACTCTTTTCTGTACTCCAGGAACATTTatcaaattcaaaaaagacTTTACCTAAAGCACCATAAtgaattttattcaaagcGCTTGTTaaattaaagttaaatGGGGGTTCAAATTTTATGGTTCCCTTGTCATTGTGCTCAGATGCGTTGACAGAAGCTTTCAACAAACTTAATGGAACAGTCACAATACAATACTTGGCCTTTATTCCCTTCTTAACCTTGTTTTTCTGCAAATACTCAATTTTTAtgagttttttttcagactgtgtttttttaattttggtGACTTGAACATCCAGTTCACATATTTCATCAGTATAAAATGTCTTTATTGGGAATTCCAAGCTAACGATTCTATCGACTATCCCCTTATGTCCATCAATCAAGGCATTTCTACCATAATGGCCACCTACGCTTTCTAGACtggaaatttttttccaactAATACCGTGCCACAATTCAGCAAATCTAGCAGTACCATATACGTATTCAATTTGTTTATCAGTCAAGGTTTCCTTGTATTTGCCTAAATAATCAATAACAGAGCTGTACAAGGAAGTATCTTTGGCATTTCCATTTTGTTcaacattttcatttttaatttcaataaaagtTGATAATTCATCCAATATAGGTTCTAACCTGTATTTAGAATTATCATCTAATCTTTCACCATCGTTGTTAAAAATTGCTGGTAAGTCATCTTCATAAACAAATGGTGTATTTAATccagttttttttagctGTAATTCTTCTTTAAACAATGGATTGATTAATAAATCGTGATGCCATGAAGCACCTAAATCATATCTGTCATGATTTAAACCAGGAACAGAGTGTAATCTTCCACCCACTCTGTCTCTAGCTTCTAGCACTTTAATATTTGTGATTCCGTTGTTAAATAAATGAGAAGCGGCTTTGATCCCGGAAATCCCAGaaccaataataacgaCATCGTATGTAGTATTTTCTTTAGTTGACAtgtttgttgttgttgttgttgttgtattatttgatatttacTGTTGAATATGAATTAGTCAAGTCAGTATTTTACAAGCTGGAGAGGGAAggaaattaaatttaaagatgataaaataaacaaaactcatagacatatatatatatatatatagtgattttattttggtcTTAATTAGTTTATGTAGTGtcactttttttcccattttattgttattttttctgtatTCTATTTAGAATATTatcttgaaaaataaaaaataaaaaaacagtaaagctttaaaaatattagtagAATAAGATAACATAAGCGCATTTTGCTGACTCGCCCGTTATTATCGGCGATAGCCAtcaaaacatttaaatttCCTCTTTGAAATACGCttggttttgttttgttttgttttgtttttatcagTAACCTATTTTATCAACATTAGTTCCATTGTTGATCTTATCTTTGTATATTTGTAAATATAGGTACCGTGTTTTTATGTCTATAAGAAGATAAGAAATATGGGGCTCAATGCCCGGGTGTCTTTATGAACTCTAATCCTTGTGGTTATATCACTTTGAAAggttatattaaaaaaaaaaaaaaaaaaaaaatgtattgATATTagatcaaaataaaacaaaaactttCACAAGAATGCGCCAGTGccattgaaaataaattataatcttGTAAACTCAGTAAATATCGGTTGTTTATacctttttaaaacattacTTTATTATAGCGATAATTAATGTCAGTTTAACCCTCTAGCTTCTCTCATGTGTtataacttttattttctgggaaatttttcaattaaattcaattttataCAAGACTCTTCTTTTCAAATCTTTAAGTAATAATACGATAATACTATGTGGttgtaataaatataagATGTTTAAAGCTACATCATGTTACAATCAGattaatttgaaaataatttaaaaagtacCACGTTATTCCTAAActggaaaatattttgtttaactTGCTTAGCAATTGCATTAACTTGGCGATTATTTATCATGAAAAGTGGAACCATCTGtatctttgtttttctgAATATTGGTATCTTAAAGATTTTGAACTTTGTTAAATATAGCTTTATATGTTAgctaaaaaagaaaataattaacGTAAAATTATctacaaaataatattttagcACATCATTATGAAcgaacaaaaaattattccaatttatttcaaacaataataataataataataataataatatttttacgCGTTTCGTGTTGATAAATGTGGTAGTTTTccaattataattattaatatcgttaaataatcttgattatttttgtcaCTAATAAAGCTTACAGAAGTAagaagtattaaaaaaattagatctGGTCTGACCAAAAAGACattcacaaaaaaaaaaaaaaaaaaaaaataaataaaaggcAACTCAAAGTTGGAAAATGTTTAGACTAGCTACTAAAAGAAAGCTaattaatagaaaaaacTTAGAATCACCATTTTCAGGTGCTAACGTTGATGATAATTTTCCTACAGAAGATGGGCccataattaatatttattcaaCTGGGTTAACACCAAAGCAAGAAACGGAAATATATAACAACTTGTATGATACTAGTACCAACACTTTATTGACGATCTATGATCAGCCACCAAGAGGTGAAATTACGTTAGACCAATTTGAAATTTGGGCTATTGAAAGATTAAAGTTATTGATGGAATTAGAGTCCTTAACACAAAGAAACAAATCATTGAAAGAAATTGAAGCAATTATCAAACCAATGCTAGACAAGATGTATCCAATTAGCAGTGGTACACCACTTActtttcaaagaaaaaaagattattattcccattttattttaagatTATGTTTCTGTAGAAGTAAAGAATTAAGGGCAAAGTTTGTTAGAAATgaaactttattatttaacttACGGTATGAGATGTTACCCCTTT is drawn from Saccharomycodes ludwigii strain NBRC 1722 chromosome V, whole genome shotgun sequence and contains these coding sequences:
- the MAC1 gene encoding Mac1p (similar to Saccharomyces cerevisiae YMR021C | MAC1 | Metal binding ACtivator), with amino-acid sequence MLVKVRSRGRPNPLDIRKVILVDKNSQHTLSTGDGASCIERITPPGMLNEKNFSPKRKLLEEQHSTQTQDGTLSCCQKKKIKIDSLGSSPDTTSYKLNGRPVIEPTIKAPISPKDNCFDQNAHKNCNKKCCNTHTCEGMDNQPILFLRAKKKEKGLLLNGKLSILSSENYDEDTITTSHKNNNDKKTDKDGHSIITSTAPSLVSEKEFPDKQVVSFGGKSNSNNECCGSKEKKVTIFKCCKPAHQSPSQQPRQQPNFAYLPSQADLVNTGLSEMKSVHNSASSTPDIVSTASYPNRNHATINKRDEQVDNTGINDDLRSNFVELFTQEGLYLSTACSCRANCQCANCLIHRKDDELNSYIQQHVNYPLSNMGYAEIASENAIASALPPPQQLPAQNQTQQLSNLKRCLEKQMSPPRKYSTPEAIIANKSDISSTSASSNNAHDKREASTITSNKQTINTINNNVLMPKVDDKNKLGHNNACDKVTTPCLYSSDQCISLSCFEHPFELLSMNQIFFIGLRHIRLKRKTVILYKKKLLTSKYWWDFLAMQIPLIFNGTDQHFAAFDILTWFENAITLYNSELLTDTGNIAMNINLLREKAIL
- a CDS encoding NAD(P)/FAD-dependent oxidoreductase (similar to Saccharomyces cerevisiae YMR020W | FMS1 | Fenpropimorph-resistance Multicopy Suppressor) produces the protein MTDSTIETKIVIIGCGIAGLKAAQELYQQKFCQDVVETAPQVLILEARDRIGGRLYTVDGLNDRYDIGAAWHHDILRNPLFQEEHELKKKNLTASKYIFDDDYGIIFDEMGTKLNHDKDLKLEVVQNELEKFVELEYFSELEYPNTSYFKMVQKYLFRYKDFLTDAQIKYLNGSARCIELWHGTNWKKLSGKYAQMDHQGRNAMCLFYKDVVDRMATEFPLDWIKLHSQVCQIKALKDKQERISNRNRNLEILTKDTKNGKITKVLCDYVIVTIPQSVLEQSLYDVPAPGRIEFIPKLNQDIYDSFQNIHYGALGKIIFEFDSAWESKHTRFYYTGAINNNIIDAVRNGQAFNGEYLNKIDSLTTPTYNNTITEQLDPQNYPLLFVNYMGITGKPSLVMLMQDPLTSYIEKLNAQDEKATICNIFKPILLNLFKHLGYAHANNHNGSIYSEILPGLKNIIVSNWTIDPYSLGSFTACYPDDDPIELSLSLERGQSMRIRFAGEHTIMDGAGCVYGAFESGKREAQYILNNYF
- a CDS encoding flavin monoamine oxidase family protein (similar to Saccharomyces cerevisiae YMR020W | FMS1 | Fenpropimorph-resistance Multicopy Suppressor), which encodes MSTKENTTYDVVIIGSGISGIKAASHLFNNGITNIKVLEARDRVGGRLHSVPGLNHDRYDLGASWHHDLLINPLFKEELQLKKTGLNTPFVYEDDLPAIFNNDGERLDDNSKYRLEPILDELSTFIEIKNENVEQNGNAKDTSLYSSVIDYLGKYKETLTDKQIEYVYGTARFAELWHGISWKKISSLESVGGHYGRNALIDGHKGIVDRIVSLEFPIKTFYTDEICELDVQVTKIKKTQSEKKLIKIEYLQKNKVKKGIKAKYCIVTVPLSLLKASVNASEHNDKGTIKFEPPFNFNLTSALNKIHYGALGKVFFEFDKCSWSTEKSRVLYIGNTSLRTVEKIKSNKIGDKDSQIESVQNSLDHPFFFVNLARNLGVPTILMLTSQPVTNHMESFRNDVTKLYNYFKPVLENLFKALGAEKPPVYCPDATSVADDGVSVLKNVITTSWTLDPYARGAYTVSNPGDDLENFVKTITLGHEKTIRFAGEHTMVEGNGCAWAAWASGIREADFVINDLNKPLGKL